GGCGGAACGGGAAGCATTGGTGGCGGCCTGGCGCTCAGATGGGCTCTGGACCATGAGATCATTATCGGTTCCAGAATGTATGAAAAAGCCGAACTGACAGCTGATGAATACCGTAAGGTGCTGAAAGCTGCATCCGATAAGAGCTGCACCATTTCCGGATGCCTGAATGAAGACGCGGTAACAGATGCCGAAGTAATTGTATTGTCCGTACCCTATGAACATGTTGCAT
Above is a window of ANME-2 cluster archaeon DNA encoding:
- a CDS encoding NAD(P)-binding domain-containing protein; translation: MKIAILGGTGSIGGGLALRWALDHEIIIGSRMYEKAELTADEYRKVLKAASDKSCTISGCLNEDAVTDAEVIVLSVPYEHVA